DNA from Larimichthys crocea isolate SSNF chromosome XIII, L_crocea_2.0, whole genome shotgun sequence:
CAGacttaaaaaactaaaaaaaaaaatcatttgcagATGATTTGATATTCAAAATAACTTCAAATAAACAGaacatgaagatgatgaagatgatgaagactcACCCATCATCCTCTCCTCCGTCCCATCCGgacctctcactctctctgtccgCAGCTCTGAAAGAGTCACCATCATTCAGCTCTGTTCACATTCACTGTGCACTAAATATGCAACAgtcattagtattattattatagaaagTGAACACGTGACATGTACTGAACAGACAGGTTTAAGAAAACTACGTCACATTCAAAAAggagcagtacacacacacacacacacacacacacacacacacacgcttgccTTTGAGTATCGGGTAGATAAGCGCACAGAGACAACCGACGGCGGCCACAGCTACCGCGGAGCAGACTACTGACAGCACGACGACCGACCAGTGTTTGGGTCCGGTCCGGTCGGTGAACGGCCGTCCCGTCAGCCCCCCGCCTCTCACAGAAGCAGGTTCTGTATCGTCCATATCCTCGGACGAATATGAGCGACTGACACCTCCACCGTCCCCGCCTGTCGGCATTCCGCTGCACTTCAAAGTGAGAACTTCCGGTTATGTAAAGCGGGACAGCTCGCGTATACACAGAGTTCTGGACGAGTTCGGCTGCAGAGTCCAAACTGTGTCAGGATCTGTTCCGGTTACCTGTTTCCGGTCGCAAAGTTATCTTCCAA
Protein-coding regions in this window:
- the arl6ip6 gene encoding ADP-ribosylation factor-like protein 6-interacting protein 6, with protein sequence MPTGGDGGGVSRSYSSEDMDDTEPASVRGGGLTGRPFTDRTGPKHWSVVVLSVVCSAVAVAAVGCLCALIYPILKELRTERVRGPDGTEERMMGFWSILVLSALVGSICCVFSWTLTYFDSHQPGIVFPTLTLDHFRDVSDHGFHMGYGVAVLNGITAMLTVAWSLT